A genomic segment from Pirellulales bacterium encodes:
- a CDS encoding DUF3467 domain-containing protein, with amino-acid sequence MTTSSEKTNPAVEAETPSEAPVQRQQVKVDDSHISASYANFCRVTGTPEELIIDFGLNPQPFGIPQEPVIVTQRIVTNYYTAKRMLHALQLTVQRHEATFGVLETDVQKRVMPSARTAGQQRS; translated from the coding sequence TTGACCACTTCCAGCGAAAAGACGAATCCGGCGGTTGAAGCGGAAACTCCAAGCGAAGCGCCGGTGCAACGCCAGCAAGTGAAGGTCGATGATTCGCACATCTCGGCCTCTTATGCGAACTTCTGCCGCGTTACCGGCACTCCCGAGGAACTGATCATCGACTTCGGCTTGAATCCGCAGCCGTTCGGTATTCCGCAAGAGCCGGTGATCGTCACGCAGCGGATCGTGACCAACTACTACACGGCCAAGCGGATGTTGCACGCCTTGCAACTGACCGTGCAACGTCACGAAGCGACGTTCGGTGTGCTCGAAACGGACGTGCAGAAGCGCGTCATGCCCAGCGCCCGGACGGCCGGCCAGCAGCGCAGCTAG